The following are from one region of the Salmo salar chromosome ssa27, Ssal_v3.1, whole genome shotgun sequence genome:
- the brd2 gene encoding bromodomain containing 2 isoform X5 codes for METAINPPHDSSLGGVDVVLHGIMAMEHGPPGPGKRIRKPSLLFEGFEGPPLLPHGQAPPSGSPRPLVHDTNRQGRATNQLQFLQRAMMKYLWRHHFAWPFHEPVDASKLSLPDYHKIIKQPMDMGTIKRRLENNYYRSASECMQDFNTMFTNCYIYNKPTDDIVLMAQSLEKAFLQKVAQMPQEEIELPPPPPRGKPGKPGRGRRATVPGGVTTAHQVPAVSQSAYSPPTPDTPESLLSTPPQTLLAKSLPLTLHSTPAMLGLSPTQPTAKKKGVKRKADTTTPTTMAMPITVGVGGIGMGMAGGPDSPLTLTSLGVGHGLGLGMGIGMGRGRGTAGTKAPAGRRGVSGRPIKPPKKDLPDSVQLQPVRRGKLGQQLRYCNGILKELLSKKHAAYAWPFYKPVDASMLGLHDYHDIIKQPMDLSTIKRKMDSREYRDAQQFAGDVRIMYSNCYKYNPPDHDVVAMARKLQDVFEFCFAKMPDEPAAPPASMGGHSSSSSSSSSSSESDPSSESDSSPSSDSEEERAHRLAELQEQLKAVHEQLAALSQGPVVKPKRKKEKKDKKKKKRPEKHRGSRIPAEEDIPIRPAKMPKVTKTPKMTKTPKSSKGGSTQGKRSTGKKSNKSKSSKKSQAVTLSMHQMSAAAMLPHYDSEEEDEVSPMSYDEKRQLSLDINKLPGEKLGRVVHIIQAREPSLRDTNPEEIEIDFETLKPSTLRELERYVMTCLRKKPRKPYVGKKGGAGKSREELALEKQLELEQRLLDVSGQLNSGKKPQKTKAEKPSAVEPHAVASRLSASSSSSDSSSSSSSSSSDTSDSD; via the exons ATGGAGACGGCCATAAACCCGCCCCATGACAG CTCCCTGGGCGGGGTCGACGTAGTCCTGCATGGCATCATGGCGATGGAGCATGGCCCGCCGGGCCCCGGAAAGCGCATCCGGAAACCATCATTGCTGTTCGAGGGATTCGAGGGCCCGCCGTTGCTCCCCCACGGGCAAGCTCCCCCCTCTGGGTCACCACGGCCCCTAGTGCACGACACGAACCGGCAGGGCCGCGCCACCAACCAGCTGCAGTTCCTCCAGAGAGCCATGATGAAGTACCTGTGGAGGCATCACTTCGCATGGCCCTTCCATGAGCCTGTGGACGCCTCCAAGCTCAGCCTGCCT GACTATCACAAGATCATCAAACAGCCCATGGACATGGGGACCATCAAGCGCCGCCTGGAGAACAACTACTACCGCAGCGCCAGCGAGTGCATGCAGGACTTCAACACCATGTTCACCAACTGCTACATCTACAAtaag CCAACAGATGATATTGTTCTGATGGCCCAGTCCCTGGAGAAAGCTTTCCTTCAGAAGGTTGCCCAGATGCCCCAGGAGGAGATAGAACTGCCCCCTCCACCACCACGAGGCAAACCGGGCAAGCCAGGCAGAGGACGCAGGGCCACAG TACCAGGAGGAGTGACGACTGCTCACCAGGTCCCGGCAGTGTCCCAGTCCGCGTACTCTCCCCCCACGCCGGACACCCCAGAGTCGCTGCTCTCCACCCCCCCACAGACGCTCCTGGCCAAGAGCCTACCTCTCACCCTCCACAGTACTCCTGCTATGCTAGGCTTATCCCCCACACAGCCCACAGCCAAG AAAAAGGGAGTGAAGCGGAAAgcagacaccaccacccccaccaccatggCCATGCCCATCACCGTTGGCGTTGGCGGGATTGGCATGGGCATGGCCGGCGGGCCCGACTCCCCATTGACACTCACCTCGCTGGGGGTAGGCCATGGCTTGGGGCTCGGCATGGGTATTGGTATGGGCCGCGGCAGAGGCACGGCGGGCACCAAAGCACCTGCAGGGAGACGGGGAGTCAGTGGGCGCCCTATCAAGCCCCCGAAAAAGGACCTGCCGGATTCTGTGCAGCTCCAGCCGGTGCGGCGCGGCAAACTGGGCCAGCAGCTCCGGTACTGCAACGGGATTCTCAAAGAGCTGCTGTCCAAGAAGCACGCAGCGTACGCCTGGCCCTTTTACAAACCAGTGGACGCCTCCATGCTGGGCCTACACGACTACCACGACATCATCAAGCAGCCCATGGACCTCAGCACCATCAAG AGGAAAATGGACAGTCGAGAGTACCGGGATGCCCAGCAGTTTGCCGGCGACGTGAGGATAATGTACTCTAACTGCTACAAGTACAACCCTCCAGACCATGACGTGGTAGCCATGGCACGCAAACTACAG GACGTCTTTGAGTTCTGCTTTGCCAAGATGCCCGACGAGCCTGCGGCCCCTCCCGCTTCCATGGGTGGGCACTCCTcatcttcatcttcctcctcGTCCTCGTCTGAGAGTGAccccagcagcgagagcgacagcAGCCCCAGCTCGGACAGCGAGGAGGAGCGAGCACACCGCCTGGCCGAGCTGCAGGAACAG CTGAAAGCAGTTCATGAGCAATTGGCAGCCCTCTCCCAGGGCCCCGTCGTCAAGCctaagaggaagaaagagaagaaggacaagaagaagaagaagaggcccGAGAAGCATCGGGGAAGCCGGATACCAGCTGAAGAGGATATACCCATTCGGCCGGCTAAAATGCCCAAGGTCACCAAGACGCCGAAGATGACGAAGACACCCAAGAGCAGCAAAGGAGGCTCCACACAGGGCAAGAGGAGCACTGGCAAGAAGAGCAACAAGAGCAA gtcctccaagaagTCTCAGGCGGTGACGCTCAGCATGCACCAGATGAGCGCCGCCGCCATGCTCCCCCACTACGACTCCGAGGAGGAAGACGAGGTGTCGCCCATGAGCTACGACGAGAAGCGCCAGCTCAGCCTGGACATCAACAAGCTGCCCGGGGAGAAGCTGGGCCGCGTGGTTCACATCATCCAGGCGCGCGAGCCTTCGCTGCGCGACACCAACCCAGAGGAGATCGAGATCGACTTTGAGACGCTCAAGCCGTCCACGCTGCGCGAGCTGGAACGTTACGTCATGACCTGCCTCCGCAAGAAGCCTCGCAAACCCTACG TAGGGAAGAAAGGTGGAGCAGGGAAGTCCCGGGAGGAGCTGGCTCTGGAGAagcagttggaactggagcagagGCTGCTGGATGTCAGCGGGCAGCTCAACTCTGGCAAGAAGCCTCAGAAAACCAAAG cagagAAGCCCAGTGCAGTGGAGCCCCACGCCGTAGCGTCTCGCCTCAGCGCCAGCAGCTCCAGCTCagactcttcctcctcttcttcctcgtcCTCCTCTGACACCAGTGACTCGGACTGA
- the brd2 gene encoding bromodomain containing 2 isoform X2 has translation METAINPPHDSSLGGVDVVLHGIMAMEHGPPGPGKRIRKPSLLFEGFEGPPLLPHGQAPPSGSPRPLVHDTNRQGRATNQLQFLQRAMMKYLWRHHFAWPFHEPVDASKLSLPDYHKIIKQPMDMGTIKRRLENNYYRSASECMQDFNTMFTNCYIYNKPTDDIVLMAQSLEKAFLQKVAQMPQEEIELPPPPPRGKPGKPGRGRRATVPGGVTTAHQVPAVSQSAYSPPTPDTPESLLSTPPQTLLAKSLPLTLHSTPAMLGLSPTQPTAKKKGVKRKADTTTPTTMAMPITVGVGGIGMGMAGGPDSPLTLTSLGVGHGLGLGMGIGMGRGRGTAGTKAPAGRRGVSGRPIKPPKKDLPDSVQLQPVRRGKLGQQLRYCNGILKELLSKKHAAYAWPFYKPVDASMLGLHDYHDIIKQPMDLSTIKRKMDSREYRDAQQFAGDVRIMYSNCYKYNPPDHDVVAMARKLQDVFEFCFAKMPDEPAAPPASMGGHSSSSSSSSSSSESDPSSESDSSPSSDSEEERAHRLAELQEQVCTQLKAVHEQLAALSQGPVVKPKRKKEKKDKKKKKRPEKHRGSRIPAEEDIPIRPAKMPKVTKTPKMTKTPKSSKGGSTQGKRSTGKKSNKSKSSKKSQAVTLSMHQMSAAAMLPHYDSEEEDEVSPMSYDEKRQLSLDINKLPGEKLGRVVHIIQAREPSLRDTNPEEIEIDFETLKPSTLRELERYVMTCLRKKPRKPYGKKGGAGKSREELALEKQLELEQRLLDVSGQLNSGKKPQKTKAEKPSAVEPHAVASRLSASSSSSDSSSSSSSSSSDTSDSD, from the exons ATGGAGACGGCCATAAACCCGCCCCATGACAG CTCCCTGGGCGGGGTCGACGTAGTCCTGCATGGCATCATGGCGATGGAGCATGGCCCGCCGGGCCCCGGAAAGCGCATCCGGAAACCATCATTGCTGTTCGAGGGATTCGAGGGCCCGCCGTTGCTCCCCCACGGGCAAGCTCCCCCCTCTGGGTCACCACGGCCCCTAGTGCACGACACGAACCGGCAGGGCCGCGCCACCAACCAGCTGCAGTTCCTCCAGAGAGCCATGATGAAGTACCTGTGGAGGCATCACTTCGCATGGCCCTTCCATGAGCCTGTGGACGCCTCCAAGCTCAGCCTGCCT GACTATCACAAGATCATCAAACAGCCCATGGACATGGGGACCATCAAGCGCCGCCTGGAGAACAACTACTACCGCAGCGCCAGCGAGTGCATGCAGGACTTCAACACCATGTTCACCAACTGCTACATCTACAAtaag CCAACAGATGATATTGTTCTGATGGCCCAGTCCCTGGAGAAAGCTTTCCTTCAGAAGGTTGCCCAGATGCCCCAGGAGGAGATAGAACTGCCCCCTCCACCACCACGAGGCAAACCGGGCAAGCCAGGCAGAGGACGCAGGGCCACAG TACCAGGAGGAGTGACGACTGCTCACCAGGTCCCGGCAGTGTCCCAGTCCGCGTACTCTCCCCCCACGCCGGACACCCCAGAGTCGCTGCTCTCCACCCCCCCACAGACGCTCCTGGCCAAGAGCCTACCTCTCACCCTCCACAGTACTCCTGCTATGCTAGGCTTATCCCCCACACAGCCCACAGCCAAG AAAAAGGGAGTGAAGCGGAAAgcagacaccaccacccccaccaccatggCCATGCCCATCACCGTTGGCGTTGGCGGGATTGGCATGGGCATGGCCGGCGGGCCCGACTCCCCATTGACACTCACCTCGCTGGGGGTAGGCCATGGCTTGGGGCTCGGCATGGGTATTGGTATGGGCCGCGGCAGAGGCACGGCGGGCACCAAAGCACCTGCAGGGAGACGGGGAGTCAGTGGGCGCCCTATCAAGCCCCCGAAAAAGGACCTGCCGGATTCTGTGCAGCTCCAGCCGGTGCGGCGCGGCAAACTGGGCCAGCAGCTCCGGTACTGCAACGGGATTCTCAAAGAGCTGCTGTCCAAGAAGCACGCAGCGTACGCCTGGCCCTTTTACAAACCAGTGGACGCCTCCATGCTGGGCCTACACGACTACCACGACATCATCAAGCAGCCCATGGACCTCAGCACCATCAAG AGGAAAATGGACAGTCGAGAGTACCGGGATGCCCAGCAGTTTGCCGGCGACGTGAGGATAATGTACTCTAACTGCTACAAGTACAACCCTCCAGACCATGACGTGGTAGCCATGGCACGCAAACTACAG GACGTCTTTGAGTTCTGCTTTGCCAAGATGCCCGACGAGCCTGCGGCCCCTCCCGCTTCCATGGGTGGGCACTCCTcatcttcatcttcctcctcGTCCTCGTCTGAGAGTGAccccagcagcgagagcgacagcAGCCCCAGCTCGGACAGCGAGGAGGAGCGAGCACACCGCCTGGCCGAGCTGCAGGAACAGGTGTGTACACag CTGAAAGCAGTTCATGAGCAATTGGCAGCCCTCTCCCAGGGCCCCGTCGTCAAGCctaagaggaagaaagagaagaaggacaagaagaagaagaagaggcccGAGAAGCATCGGGGAAGCCGGATACCAGCTGAAGAGGATATACCCATTCGGCCGGCTAAAATGCCCAAGGTCACCAAGACGCCGAAGATGACGAAGACACCCAAGAGCAGCAAAGGAGGCTCCACACAGGGCAAGAGGAGCACTGGCAAGAAGAGCAACAAGAGCAA gtcctccaagaagTCTCAGGCGGTGACGCTCAGCATGCACCAGATGAGCGCCGCCGCCATGCTCCCCCACTACGACTCCGAGGAGGAAGACGAGGTGTCGCCCATGAGCTACGACGAGAAGCGCCAGCTCAGCCTGGACATCAACAAGCTGCCCGGGGAGAAGCTGGGCCGCGTGGTTCACATCATCCAGGCGCGCGAGCCTTCGCTGCGCGACACCAACCCAGAGGAGATCGAGATCGACTTTGAGACGCTCAAGCCGTCCACGCTGCGCGAGCTGGAACGTTACGTCATGACCTGCCTCCGCAAGAAGCCTCGCAAACCCTACG GGAAGAAAGGTGGAGCAGGGAAGTCCCGGGAGGAGCTGGCTCTGGAGAagcagttggaactggagcagagGCTGCTGGATGTCAGCGGGCAGCTCAACTCTGGCAAGAAGCCTCAGAAAACCAAAG cagagAAGCCCAGTGCAGTGGAGCCCCACGCCGTAGCGTCTCGCCTCAGCGCCAGCAGCTCCAGCTCagactcttcctcctcttcttcctcgtcCTCCTCTGACACCAGTGACTCGGACTGA
- the brd2 gene encoding bromodomain containing 2 isoform X4, whose product METAINPPHDSSLGGVDVVLHGIMAMEHGPPGPGKRIRKPSLLFEGFEGPPLLPHGQAPPSGSPRPLVHDTNRQGRATNQLQFLQRAMMKYLWRHHFAWPFHEPVDASKLSLPDYHKIIKQPMDMGTIKRRLENNYYRSASECMQDFNTMFTNCYIYNKPTDDIVLMAQSLEKAFLQKVAQMPQEEIELPPPPPRGKPGKPGRGRRATVPGGVTTAHQVPAVSQSAYSPPTPDTPESLLSTPPQTLLAKSLPLTLHSTPAMLGLSPTQPTAKKKGVKRKADTTTPTTMAMPITVGVGGIGMGMAGGPDSPLTLTSLGVGHGLGLGMGIGMGRGRGTAGTKAPAGRRGVSGRPIKPPKKDLPDSVQLQPVRRGKLGQQLRYCNGILKELLSKKHAAYAWPFYKPVDASMLGLHDYHDIIKQPMDLSTIKRKMDSREYRDAQQFAGDVRIMYSNCYKYNPPDHDVVAMARKLQDVFEFCFAKMPDEPAAPPASMGGHSSSSSSSSSSSESDPSSESDSSPSSDSEEERAHRLAELQEQVCTQLKAVHEQLAALSQGPVVKPKRKKEKKDKKKKKRPEKHRGSRIPAEEDIPIRPAKMPKVTKTPKMTKTPKSSKGGSTQGKRSTGKKSNKSKSSKKSQAVTLSMHQMSAAAMLPHYDSEEEDEVSPMSYDEKRQLSLDINKLPGEKLGRVVHIIQAREPSLRDTNPEEIEIDFETLKPSTLRELERYVMTCLRKKPRKPYGKKGGAGKSREELALEKQLELEQRLLDVSGQLNSGKKPQKTKEKPSAVEPHAVASRLSASSSSSDSSSSSSSSSSDTSDSD is encoded by the exons ATGGAGACGGCCATAAACCCGCCCCATGACAG CTCCCTGGGCGGGGTCGACGTAGTCCTGCATGGCATCATGGCGATGGAGCATGGCCCGCCGGGCCCCGGAAAGCGCATCCGGAAACCATCATTGCTGTTCGAGGGATTCGAGGGCCCGCCGTTGCTCCCCCACGGGCAAGCTCCCCCCTCTGGGTCACCACGGCCCCTAGTGCACGACACGAACCGGCAGGGCCGCGCCACCAACCAGCTGCAGTTCCTCCAGAGAGCCATGATGAAGTACCTGTGGAGGCATCACTTCGCATGGCCCTTCCATGAGCCTGTGGACGCCTCCAAGCTCAGCCTGCCT GACTATCACAAGATCATCAAACAGCCCATGGACATGGGGACCATCAAGCGCCGCCTGGAGAACAACTACTACCGCAGCGCCAGCGAGTGCATGCAGGACTTCAACACCATGTTCACCAACTGCTACATCTACAAtaag CCAACAGATGATATTGTTCTGATGGCCCAGTCCCTGGAGAAAGCTTTCCTTCAGAAGGTTGCCCAGATGCCCCAGGAGGAGATAGAACTGCCCCCTCCACCACCACGAGGCAAACCGGGCAAGCCAGGCAGAGGACGCAGGGCCACAG TACCAGGAGGAGTGACGACTGCTCACCAGGTCCCGGCAGTGTCCCAGTCCGCGTACTCTCCCCCCACGCCGGACACCCCAGAGTCGCTGCTCTCCACCCCCCCACAGACGCTCCTGGCCAAGAGCCTACCTCTCACCCTCCACAGTACTCCTGCTATGCTAGGCTTATCCCCCACACAGCCCACAGCCAAG AAAAAGGGAGTGAAGCGGAAAgcagacaccaccacccccaccaccatggCCATGCCCATCACCGTTGGCGTTGGCGGGATTGGCATGGGCATGGCCGGCGGGCCCGACTCCCCATTGACACTCACCTCGCTGGGGGTAGGCCATGGCTTGGGGCTCGGCATGGGTATTGGTATGGGCCGCGGCAGAGGCACGGCGGGCACCAAAGCACCTGCAGGGAGACGGGGAGTCAGTGGGCGCCCTATCAAGCCCCCGAAAAAGGACCTGCCGGATTCTGTGCAGCTCCAGCCGGTGCGGCGCGGCAAACTGGGCCAGCAGCTCCGGTACTGCAACGGGATTCTCAAAGAGCTGCTGTCCAAGAAGCACGCAGCGTACGCCTGGCCCTTTTACAAACCAGTGGACGCCTCCATGCTGGGCCTACACGACTACCACGACATCATCAAGCAGCCCATGGACCTCAGCACCATCAAG AGGAAAATGGACAGTCGAGAGTACCGGGATGCCCAGCAGTTTGCCGGCGACGTGAGGATAATGTACTCTAACTGCTACAAGTACAACCCTCCAGACCATGACGTGGTAGCCATGGCACGCAAACTACAG GACGTCTTTGAGTTCTGCTTTGCCAAGATGCCCGACGAGCCTGCGGCCCCTCCCGCTTCCATGGGTGGGCACTCCTcatcttcatcttcctcctcGTCCTCGTCTGAGAGTGAccccagcagcgagagcgacagcAGCCCCAGCTCGGACAGCGAGGAGGAGCGAGCACACCGCCTGGCCGAGCTGCAGGAACAGGTGTGTACACag CTGAAAGCAGTTCATGAGCAATTGGCAGCCCTCTCCCAGGGCCCCGTCGTCAAGCctaagaggaagaaagagaagaaggacaagaagaagaagaagaggcccGAGAAGCATCGGGGAAGCCGGATACCAGCTGAAGAGGATATACCCATTCGGCCGGCTAAAATGCCCAAGGTCACCAAGACGCCGAAGATGACGAAGACACCCAAGAGCAGCAAAGGAGGCTCCACACAGGGCAAGAGGAGCACTGGCAAGAAGAGCAACAAGAGCAA gtcctccaagaagTCTCAGGCGGTGACGCTCAGCATGCACCAGATGAGCGCCGCCGCCATGCTCCCCCACTACGACTCCGAGGAGGAAGACGAGGTGTCGCCCATGAGCTACGACGAGAAGCGCCAGCTCAGCCTGGACATCAACAAGCTGCCCGGGGAGAAGCTGGGCCGCGTGGTTCACATCATCCAGGCGCGCGAGCCTTCGCTGCGCGACACCAACCCAGAGGAGATCGAGATCGACTTTGAGACGCTCAAGCCGTCCACGCTGCGCGAGCTGGAACGTTACGTCATGACCTGCCTCCGCAAGAAGCCTCGCAAACCCTACG GGAAGAAAGGTGGAGCAGGGAAGTCCCGGGAGGAGCTGGCTCTGGAGAagcagttggaactggagcagagGCTGCTGGATGTCAGCGGGCAGCTCAACTCTGGCAAGAAGCCTCAGAAAACCAAAG agAAGCCCAGTGCAGTGGAGCCCCACGCCGTAGCGTCTCGCCTCAGCGCCAGCAGCTCCAGCTCagactcttcctcctcttcttcctcgtcCTCCTCTGACACCAGTGACTCGGACTGA
- the brd2 gene encoding bromodomain containing 2 isoform X6, with amino-acid sequence MAMEHGPPGPGKRIRKPSLLFEGFEGPPLLPHGQAPPSGSPRPLVHDTNRQGRATNQLQFLQRAMMKYLWRHHFAWPFHEPVDASKLSLPDYHKIIKQPMDMGTIKRRLENNYYRSASECMQDFNTMFTNCYIYNKPTDDIVLMAQSLEKAFLQKVAQMPQEEIELPPPPPRGKPGKPGRGRRATVPGGVTTAHQVPAVSQSAYSPPTPDTPESLLSTPPQTLLAKSLPLTLHSTPAMLGLSPTQPTAKKKGVKRKADTTTPTTMAMPITVGVGGIGMGMAGGPDSPLTLTSLGVGHGLGLGMGIGMGRGRGTAGTKAPAGRRGVSGRPIKPPKKDLPDSVQLQPVRRGKLGQQLRYCNGILKELLSKKHAAYAWPFYKPVDASMLGLHDYHDIIKQPMDLSTIKRKMDSREYRDAQQFAGDVRIMYSNCYKYNPPDHDVVAMARKLQDVFEFCFAKMPDEPAAPPASMGGHSSSSSSSSSSSESDPSSESDSSPSSDSEEERAHRLAELQEQVCTQLKAVHEQLAALSQGPVVKPKRKKEKKDKKKKKRPEKHRGSRIPAEEDIPIRPAKMPKVTKTPKMTKTPKSSKGGSTQGKRSTGKKSNKSKSSKKSQAVTLSMHQMSAAAMLPHYDSEEEDEVSPMSYDEKRQLSLDINKLPGEKLGRVVHIIQAREPSLRDTNPEEIEIDFETLKPSTLRELERYVMTCLRKKPRKPYVGKKGGAGKSREELALEKQLELEQRLLDVSGQLNSGKKPQKTKAEKPSAVEPHAVASRLSASSSSSDSSSSSSSSSSDTSDSD; translated from the exons ATGGCGATGGAGCATGGCCCGCCGGGCCCCGGAAAGCGCATCCGGAAACCATCATTGCTGTTCGAGGGATTCGAGGGCCCGCCGTTGCTCCCCCACGGGCAAGCTCCCCCCTCTGGGTCACCACGGCCCCTAGTGCACGACACGAACCGGCAGGGCCGCGCCACCAACCAGCTGCAGTTCCTCCAGAGAGCCATGATGAAGTACCTGTGGAGGCATCACTTCGCATGGCCCTTCCATGAGCCTGTGGACGCCTCCAAGCTCAGCCTGCCT GACTATCACAAGATCATCAAACAGCCCATGGACATGGGGACCATCAAGCGCCGCCTGGAGAACAACTACTACCGCAGCGCCAGCGAGTGCATGCAGGACTTCAACACCATGTTCACCAACTGCTACATCTACAAtaag CCAACAGATGATATTGTTCTGATGGCCCAGTCCCTGGAGAAAGCTTTCCTTCAGAAGGTTGCCCAGATGCCCCAGGAGGAGATAGAACTGCCCCCTCCACCACCACGAGGCAAACCGGGCAAGCCAGGCAGAGGACGCAGGGCCACAG TACCAGGAGGAGTGACGACTGCTCACCAGGTCCCGGCAGTGTCCCAGTCCGCGTACTCTCCCCCCACGCCGGACACCCCAGAGTCGCTGCTCTCCACCCCCCCACAGACGCTCCTGGCCAAGAGCCTACCTCTCACCCTCCACAGTACTCCTGCTATGCTAGGCTTATCCCCCACACAGCCCACAGCCAAG AAAAAGGGAGTGAAGCGGAAAgcagacaccaccacccccaccaccatggCCATGCCCATCACCGTTGGCGTTGGCGGGATTGGCATGGGCATGGCCGGCGGGCCCGACTCCCCATTGACACTCACCTCGCTGGGGGTAGGCCATGGCTTGGGGCTCGGCATGGGTATTGGTATGGGCCGCGGCAGAGGCACGGCGGGCACCAAAGCACCTGCAGGGAGACGGGGAGTCAGTGGGCGCCCTATCAAGCCCCCGAAAAAGGACCTGCCGGATTCTGTGCAGCTCCAGCCGGTGCGGCGCGGCAAACTGGGCCAGCAGCTCCGGTACTGCAACGGGATTCTCAAAGAGCTGCTGTCCAAGAAGCACGCAGCGTACGCCTGGCCCTTTTACAAACCAGTGGACGCCTCCATGCTGGGCCTACACGACTACCACGACATCATCAAGCAGCCCATGGACCTCAGCACCATCAAG AGGAAAATGGACAGTCGAGAGTACCGGGATGCCCAGCAGTTTGCCGGCGACGTGAGGATAATGTACTCTAACTGCTACAAGTACAACCCTCCAGACCATGACGTGGTAGCCATGGCACGCAAACTACAG GACGTCTTTGAGTTCTGCTTTGCCAAGATGCCCGACGAGCCTGCGGCCCCTCCCGCTTCCATGGGTGGGCACTCCTcatcttcatcttcctcctcGTCCTCGTCTGAGAGTGAccccagcagcgagagcgacagcAGCCCCAGCTCGGACAGCGAGGAGGAGCGAGCACACCGCCTGGCCGAGCTGCAGGAACAGGTGTGTACACag CTGAAAGCAGTTCATGAGCAATTGGCAGCCCTCTCCCAGGGCCCCGTCGTCAAGCctaagaggaagaaagagaagaaggacaagaagaagaagaagaggcccGAGAAGCATCGGGGAAGCCGGATACCAGCTGAAGAGGATATACCCATTCGGCCGGCTAAAATGCCCAAGGTCACCAAGACGCCGAAGATGACGAAGACACCCAAGAGCAGCAAAGGAGGCTCCACACAGGGCAAGAGGAGCACTGGCAAGAAGAGCAACAAGAGCAA gtcctccaagaagTCTCAGGCGGTGACGCTCAGCATGCACCAGATGAGCGCCGCCGCCATGCTCCCCCACTACGACTCCGAGGAGGAAGACGAGGTGTCGCCCATGAGCTACGACGAGAAGCGCCAGCTCAGCCTGGACATCAACAAGCTGCCCGGGGAGAAGCTGGGCCGCGTGGTTCACATCATCCAGGCGCGCGAGCCTTCGCTGCGCGACACCAACCCAGAGGAGATCGAGATCGACTTTGAGACGCTCAAGCCGTCCACGCTGCGCGAGCTGGAACGTTACGTCATGACCTGCCTCCGCAAGAAGCCTCGCAAACCCTACG TAGGGAAGAAAGGTGGAGCAGGGAAGTCCCGGGAGGAGCTGGCTCTGGAGAagcagttggaactggagcagagGCTGCTGGATGTCAGCGGGCAGCTCAACTCTGGCAAGAAGCCTCAGAAAACCAAAG cagagAAGCCCAGTGCAGTGGAGCCCCACGCCGTAGCGTCTCGCCTCAGCGCCAGCAGCTCCAGCTCagactcttcctcctcttcttcctcgtcCTCCTCTGACACCAGTGACTCGGACTGA